In one Vicinamibacteria bacterium genomic region, the following are encoded:
- a CDS encoding acetamidase/formamidase family protein has translation MFRRRSRLLGCLVTAHCVIASLVATASQNQPLEADHFVPSRPENLTWGWYPIDKKPVLTLRSGETVRVDTLSHAGATQDENPVTYLTGLGVPRNEILQDVLDFWSSRDERPREGRSGHVITGPIYIEGAEPGDMLEVQILQVQTRVPWGINNTSATGGVFSPSYPGVLPGDALLDIPEGTRHVIRTGEVDGREVAFFAPGVQVPLEPFLGILAVAPKPVVGQPGVTLPGVQSSRPPGAFGGNLDVKDLKAGTTVYLPVFQPGALFYTGDPHGAQGDGEVSGTAIEQSLSGVFRFVLHKSVALAGPRAETDTHYLLMGIDLDLDRATRNAAWEVVDFLVREKGLAPDEALSLASIAVDFRVSEVVDLTQVVTGYIPKSLFVP, from the coding sequence ATGTTTCGCCGAAGGTCTCGACTCCTGGGATGTCTCGTGACCGCGCACTGCGTAATCGCGTCTTTAGTCGCCACCGCCTCTCAAAACCAGCCCCTCGAAGCCGACCACTTCGTGCCCTCGCGACCGGAGAACTTGACCTGGGGGTGGTATCCCATCGACAAGAAACCCGTTCTGACGCTTCGGTCGGGCGAGACGGTGCGCGTGGATACTCTCTCCCACGCCGGTGCGACCCAGGATGAGAACCCGGTAACGTATCTCACCGGGCTCGGTGTTCCGCGAAACGAGATTCTCCAGGACGTGCTGGACTTTTGGTCCTCGCGCGACGAGCGTCCACGAGAAGGACGGAGCGGCCACGTCATCACCGGCCCCATCTACATCGAGGGTGCGGAGCCCGGCGACATGCTCGAAGTACAGATTCTCCAGGTCCAGACTCGTGTGCCCTGGGGCATCAACAACACGAGCGCCACCGGAGGCGTGTTCTCACCGAGCTATCCCGGCGTACTCCCCGGGGACGCCCTGCTGGACATCCCGGAAGGAACGCGTCACGTGATCCGCACCGGTGAGGTCGATGGGCGCGAGGTCGCCTTCTTCGCCCCGGGGGTCCAGGTGCCGCTCGAGCCGTTCCTGGGTATTCTGGCGGTTGCCCCCAAGCCCGTGGTCGGCCAGCCGGGGGTGACGCTTCCCGGCGTGCAGAGCTCCCGACCGCCGGGTGCTTTCGGCGGGAACCTGGACGTCAAAGATCTCAAGGCGGGAACGACCGTTTACCTTCCCGTCTTCCAGCCCGGCGCGCTTTTCTACACCGGGGACCCCCATGGGGCCCAGGGAGACGGCGAGGTGAGTGGCACCGCCATCGAGCAGTCGCTTTCCGGCGTCTTTCGCTTCGTCCTCCACAAATCGGTCGCGCTTGCGGGTCCTCGGGCGGAAACGGATACTCACTACCTCCTCATGGGGATCGATCTCGATCTCGACCGGGCGACCCGGAACGCGGCGTGGGAAGTCGTGGATTTCCTCGTCAGGGAGAAGGGGCTCGCGCCCGACGAGGCGCTCTCGCTCGCGAGCATCGCCGTGGACTTCCGCGTCAGCGAGGTCGTCGACCTCACCCAGGTCGTAACCGGGTACATTCCCAAGAGCCTCTTCGTACCGTAA
- a CDS encoding CBS domain-containing protein: MGVRIPTARDAVSRYMIVLRPDQDLLGAIDTLVRKRAQGAPVLNEEGDLVGILTEKDCLRLLSNSAYGELAGGNVGDYMSSVKVTLTVDMDLFSVAEAFLATNFPVLPVLEQGKLVGRISRLDLLWQIKALERDIARERAREERERKERDNPSSIDRMQRFAGSHSPEQLAELLRNRKQN; encoded by the coding sequence ATGGGGGTCCGGATCCCGACGGCGCGTGACGCCGTGTCGCGATACATGATCGTTCTGCGACCGGACCAAGACCTTCTCGGCGCCATCGACACGCTCGTACGCAAGCGCGCCCAGGGAGCCCCGGTGCTGAACGAGGAAGGAGACCTCGTTGGGATCCTTACGGAAAAGGATTGCCTGCGACTTCTGTCGAACTCCGCCTACGGGGAGCTCGCGGGAGGCAACGTGGGTGACTATATGTCATCGGTCAAAGTGACGTTGACGGTCGATATGGATCTGTTCAGCGTCGCCGAGGCCTTTCTCGCGACCAACTTCCCCGTCCTGCCCGTGCTGGAACAGGGCAAGCTCGTTGGAAGAATCAGCCGGTTGGACCTCCTGTGGCAGATCAAAGCGCTCGAGCGCGACATCGCGCGAGAGCGGGCGCGGGAGGAGAGGGAACGAAAGGAGCGGGACAACCCATCGTCCATCGACCGAATGCAACGTTTCGCGGGAAGCCACTCACCGGAGCAGCTCGCGGAGTTGTTGAGAAACCGCAAACAGAATTAG